The stretch of DNA ACGGCGACCCGAACCTGGCGCTGTGGCGCAACAACACCCGGAAGACCGACGCCGGGGAGGCCCGCGTCGTGGTCCGTCACATGGCCGACGCGCCGGCGGTGAACGTGTGGGCCAACGGCTCTCCGCTCAACCGTGGGCGCCAGTTCGACTGGGGCTCGATGCGCGGCTGGGACGTGCCCGAGGGCGACTACGAGGTGTTCGTCTCGCTCGCGCGCCAGAGCGACCCGGTGATCGGCCCTGCCGACCTGTCACTCGAGGCCGGCTTCCGTTACCAGGTGTACGCCTGGGGCAACGGGACGGCCGGGTACGGCTTGATCGTCATCCCGCTGGAGGTCGGCGAGAAGGCGGCCTGACCTTCGGATGCTCGACCGGAACGGGGCGGCGGCCGTCGGCCGCCGCCTCTTCCGCGTTCACGCCAAGAGGTAGGGGCGGGAGAGCGGCACCTCGTCGACCGGCTCGCACGAGAGCACCCGTGCGCCGAGGGTGACCTGTCCGTCGTCGGGGGAGACGACGACCTCGGGCACCGCGGTGTTGGCCACGAGATCGCCACGGGTGAGGCCACGGGTGCCGCCGACGGCCACGATCCGGCGGCGCGTGCCCAGCGTGGCCGCGACGCCGGCGTCGACCGCCGCGCGTGCGACGAAGGTCGTCGACAGCCTCGCCGCGGCCTCGCCCGTGCCCCCCCAGTCGGGGCCGTAGCGGGTCGGCTCTGCGCCGTGCACGCTGGCGTTTCCCTCA from Actinomycetota bacterium encodes:
- a CDS encoding DUF4397 domain-containing protein, which produces MTKRIIGLAVALATTMALFGAAPAQATGSSKFTLNVVHGIPGLTVDVCVNGAKAITDFEPGDVVSGVRLPEGEYRLKVTPAGEPCSAAVLSAMADLAGGRNYTVVANLDDHGDPNLALWRNNTRKTDAGEARVVVRHMADAPAVNVWANGSPLNRGRQFDWGSMRGWDVPEGDYEVFVSLARQSDPVIGPADLSLEAGFRYQVYAWGNGTAGYGLIVIPLEVGEKAA